The Pelagibacterium halotolerans B2 genome has a segment encoding these proteins:
- a CDS encoding DUF1328 domain-containing protein gives MLGWALAFLIIAIIAGVLGFGGIAGAASSIAQILFFVFLVAMVIGLIMGLARRTR, from the coding sequence ATGCTTGGTTGGGCACTGGCATTTCTCATTATAGCTATCATCGCCGGCGTTCTCGGATTTGGCGGGATCGCCGGGGCAGCGTCCTCGATTGCACAGATTCTATTCTTTGTATTTCTCGTCGCAATGGTTATTGGTCTCATCATGGGGTTGGCTCGGCGGACACGTTAG
- a CDS encoding NAD(P)/FAD-dependent oxidoreductase encodes MRSFDVIVIGAGAAGMMCAATAGQRGRSVLIIDHAEAPGKKIRISGGGRCNFTNIHTTPQSFLSQNPKFAISALRRYRPADFIALVERHGIAYHEKTLGQLFCDGSARQVIDMLLEEMRIGGVTLELGSSVESIEPTDSGFVLRLPDGPVAGASLVIATGGKSIPKMGATGFAYQVAAQFGVPVVEPRPGLVPLTFEPGMLERLRPLAGVSVDARVCHGKTAFREGLLFTHRGLSGPSILQISSYWREGDALAVDLAPRTDTGQWLAEARARNGRQSILNALSELLPRRVAELVVTETGVSGNLADMDRKAMEAIIAAVSGWRIKPVGSEGYRTAEVTLGGIDTAALSSTDMRVKAVPGLYFIGEAVDVTGWLGGYNFQWAWASGRAAGLAV; translated from the coding sequence ATGCGTTCATTCGACGTCATCGTGATCGGAGCCGGGGCCGCCGGCATGATGTGCGCCGCGACGGCCGGCCAGCGTGGACGTTCGGTCCTTATCATCGATCATGCCGAGGCGCCGGGTAAAAAGATTCGCATCTCGGGTGGCGGGCGGTGCAATTTCACCAACATCCACACGACCCCGCAGTCGTTCCTGTCGCAAAACCCCAAATTCGCCATCTCGGCGCTCCGGCGTTACCGGCCCGCCGATTTCATCGCGCTTGTCGAACGCCATGGCATCGCCTACCACGAAAAAACCCTCGGCCAGCTCTTTTGCGATGGGTCGGCCCGGCAGGTCATCGATATGCTGCTCGAGGAAATGCGCATCGGTGGCGTGACGCTTGAACTTGGTAGCAGTGTCGAATCCATCGAGCCTACGGACAGCGGGTTTGTCCTGCGCCTGCCCGATGGTCCGGTCGCCGGCGCATCGCTGGTCATTGCGACGGGTGGCAAGTCGATCCCGAAAATGGGAGCCACCGGGTTTGCCTATCAGGTGGCGGCGCAGTTTGGCGTTCCGGTTGTCGAGCCGCGTCCCGGGCTGGTGCCGCTCACCTTCGAGCCGGGCATGCTCGAGCGCTTGCGTCCGCTTGCCGGGGTGTCGGTGGATGCGCGGGTGTGTCATGGTAAGACAGCGTTCCGCGAGGGCCTGCTGTTCACGCATCGCGGGCTGAGCGGGCCGTCGATCCTGCAGATTTCATCCTATTGGCGCGAAGGCGATGCCCTGGCCGTCGATCTTGCGCCGCGAACCGACACGGGCCAATGGCTCGCCGAGGCGCGGGCCCGCAACGGAAGGCAGAGCATTCTGAACGCCCTCTCAGAGCTGTTGCCGCGCCGGGTGGCCGAACTGGTCGTGACCGAGACGGGCGTTTCGGGCAATCTGGCCGATATGGACCGCAAGGCGATGGAAGCGATCATTGCCGCTGTTTCAGGATGGCGGATCAAGCCGGTCGGCAGTGAAGGCTATCGCACCGCGGAAGTGACGCTCGGCGGCATCGACACCGCCGCACTCAGTTCGACCGATATGCGGGTCAAGGCAGTGCCCGGCCTCTATTTTATTGGCGAAGCCGTTGATGTCACCGGCTGGCTCGGCGGTTACAATTTCCAATGGGCCTGGGCCTCTGGCAGGGCGGCGGGCCTGGCAGTTTAG
- a CDS encoding response regulator gives MNLAELIAPHIPYLRRFARSLTGSQSSGDAYVSATLEALVADRSIFPTDLDPKVALYKVFSQLWKSVDINLADLPPAAHAWEEQARRSLRAIAPLPRQAFLLMAVERFSNDEGAEILGVSDVEFADLIETASTEMARQVATTVLIIEDEPLIAMDIEQMVESLGHSVTGVARTHKEAVELFNQRRPGLVLADIQLADGSSGIDAVNDMLRSASVPVIFITAFPERLLTGERPEPAFLVTKPFQPDMVKALVSQVLFFSEQMEQAA, from the coding sequence ATGAATCTTGCTGAGTTGATTGCGCCGCACATTCCGTATCTCAGACGTTTTGCGCGGTCGTTGACCGGTAGCCAATCGAGCGGTGACGCATATGTGTCGGCCACGCTTGAGGCACTCGTTGCAGACAGGTCGATTTTTCCGACCGATCTGGATCCCAAGGTCGCCCTGTACAAGGTCTTTTCCCAACTCTGGAAATCGGTCGATATCAATCTGGCCGACCTGCCGCCTGCGGCCCACGCATGGGAAGAGCAGGCCCGCCGCAGTCTGCGTGCGATCGCACCGCTGCCGCGCCAGGCGTTCCTTCTGATGGCGGTGGAGCGGTTCTCCAATGACGAGGGCGCTGAAATTCTCGGTGTCAGCGACGTGGAATTTGCCGATCTCATCGAAACCGCTTCCACCGAGATGGCGCGGCAGGTCGCAACGACCGTTCTTATCATCGAGGACGAGCCGCTGATTGCCATGGACATTGAACAGATGGTGGAATCGCTGGGTCATTCGGTGACAGGCGTTGCGCGGACGCACAAGGAAGCGGTCGAGCTTTTCAACCAGCGCCGCCCCGGGCTGGTTCTTGCCGACATCCAGCTTGCCGATGGCAGCTCGGGCATCGATGCGGTCAACGACATGCTGCGTTCGGCCAGCGTTCCGGTGATCTTCATCACCGCGTTCCCTGAACGTCTTCTGACCGGCGAACGACCCGAACCCGCCTTTCTTGTCACCAAGCCTTTCCAGCCCGACATGGTCAAGGCGCTGGTCAGTCAGGTGCTCTTCTTTTCCGAGCAAATGGAGCAGGCCGCATAA
- a CDS encoding NepR family anti-sigma factor translates to MELFLSLDVSGASNKSLCGVNVTQLSSKNSMIGDDQDEKVHESEGKPSLGADSQAFIGLKLRELYDDVVAEPVPDRLLELLGKLGDDDKSKSE, encoded by the coding sequence ATGGAACTTTTTTTGTCCCTTGACGTTTCCGGAGCCAGCAACAAGTCGCTTTGTGGGGTAAACGTGACGCAACTCAGCAGCAAGAACAGCATGATTGGTGATGATCAGGACGAAAAGGTTCACGAGAGCGAAGGCAAGCCAAGCCTGGGGGCCGATTCACAAGCCTTCATTGGGCTCAAGCTGCGCGAACTCTACGACGACGTCGTCGCAGAGCCGGTTCCCGATCGTCTGCTTGAGCTGCTAGGCAAGCTCGGAGACGATGACAAGTCCAAGTCCGAATAG
- a CDS encoding PRC-barrel domain-containing protein, with protein sequence MDFDSFDAVATADISADELTGTAVYGSGDEEIGSIGDILLSEDGTVDAVIIDFGGFLGIGTKPVAVDFENLTFLRDENGGLVLRTTLTAEDLEAAPEYNEEAYLSAPEDNSLIVE encoded by the coding sequence ATGGACTTCGACAGCTTCGACGCCGTTGCCACTGCCGATATCTCGGCCGACGAGCTGACCGGCACGGCGGTTTACGGTTCGGGCGATGAGGAAATCGGTTCGATCGGTGACATTCTGCTTTCGGAAGACGGCACTGTCGATGCGGTCATCATCGATTTCGGCGGCTTCCTGGGCATCGGCACCAAGCCTGTGGCCGTCGACTTCGAAAACCTCACCTTCCTGCGCGATGAGAATGGTGGCCTTGTGCTGCGCACCACGCTCACCGCAGAGGATCTCGAGGCGGCTCCCGAGTATAATGAAGAAGCCTACCTCTCGGCTCCCGAAGACAATTCGCTGATCGTCGAATAA
- a CDS encoding DUF883 family protein, whose product MARAATTARTAKTNSDDPAKDLDAEIAALREDIAAITATLGDVVKYRTDEAKTEARRLRKTAERKGEETLEQVQDSFGAAEGELKSVIREKPIQSVLIAAGVGYILSKIL is encoded by the coding sequence ATGGCCCGAGCCGCAACCACTGCACGGACAGCGAAAACCAATAGCGACGATCCGGCGAAGGATCTCGATGCCGAAATCGCCGCGCTGCGCGAAGACATTGCCGCCATAACGGCCACACTGGGCGATGTCGTCAAATACCGTACCGACGAAGCCAAGACCGAGGCTCGCCGCCTCCGCAAGACTGCGGAACGCAAGGGCGAAGAAACGCTGGAGCAGGTCCAGGACAGTTTCGGGGCCGCGGAAGGCGAGCTGAAGTCGGTGATCCGGGAAAAACCGATCCAGTCAGTGCTTATCGCGGCCGGCGTCGGCTACATCCTCTCCAAAATCCTTTAA
- a CDS encoding L,D-transpeptidase, protein MTSLTTTLPRRRFLTGAAGLSALALAGCSSMGTPAPEVPALPQFDPFYVNMYRGVQDGEFYVPAVDLRYVDDVYYRRVVPDPTGERPGTIYVDTANHYLYLVQEDGQAMRYGVGLGREGFGWSGRGTIQFKRRWPTWTPPSAMIERQPELEEWRNGQPGGLDNPLGARALYIFQNGRDTLYRIHGTPEPWTIGSNVSSGCVRLMNQDIMDLYSRVSTGNTLIVA, encoded by the coding sequence ATGACCTCATTGACCACGACACTCCCCCGCCGCCGATTCCTCACTGGGGCAGCCGGCCTTTCGGCCCTTGCGCTTGCCGGATGTTCGAGCATGGGCACGCCCGCGCCGGAGGTGCCCGCCCTCCCGCAATTCGATCCGTTTTACGTCAACATGTATCGCGGCGTGCAGGACGGTGAATTCTACGTGCCGGCCGTCGATCTGCGCTATGTCGACGACGTCTATTATCGCCGGGTCGTTCCCGATCCCACGGGCGAGCGCCCGGGCACCATCTATGTCGATACCGCCAATCACTACCTCTATCTGGTTCAGGAAGATGGCCAGGCCATGCGCTATGGCGTCGGTCTGGGCCGGGAAGGGTTCGGCTGGTCGGGCCGCGGCACGATCCAGTTCAAGCGCCGCTGGCCGACGTGGACACCGCCATCGGCGATGATCGAGCGCCAGCCCGAACTTGAGGAATGGCGCAATGGGCAGCCCGGAGGGCTGGACAATCCGCTCGGCGCCCGCGCGCTCTACATTTTCCAGAACGGACGCGACACGCTCTATCGCATCCACGGCACGCCGGAACCCTGGACCATCGGGTCCAACGTCTCTTCGGGCTGTGTGCGCCTGATGAACCAGGACATCATGGATCTCTATTCGCGCGTTTCGACTGGCAACACGCTTATCGTCGCCTGA
- a CDS encoding sigma-70 family RNA polymerase sigma factor — protein MSDTYDFRAELLAVIPNLRAFAMSLVGAADKADDLVQETLVRAWDKRSSFTPGTNLKGWLFTILRNEFYSQMRKRKREVSDPEGAMAEKLSSHPEQVGRLDMEDFKKAVNQLPEDQREALILVGASGFSYEEAAEICDCAVGTIKSRVSRARTQLAAILKLEGDGEFGPDAVAVGVMNLTSSSAA, from the coding sequence ATGTCAGACACATACGATTTCCGCGCCGAACTTCTCGCCGTAATTCCCAACCTTCGTGCATTTGCAATGTCTCTTGTCGGTGCAGCCGACAAGGCCGATGATCTGGTCCAGGAAACCCTTGTGCGCGCATGGGACAAGCGATCCTCGTTTACGCCGGGCACCAATCTCAAGGGCTGGCTGTTCACGATCCTGCGCAATGAATTCTACAGCCAGATGCGCAAGCGCAAGCGCGAGGTGTCCGATCCCGAAGGCGCGATGGCCGAAAAGCTGTCGAGCCATCCCGAACAGGTCGGACGGCTCGACATGGAAGATTTCAAAAAGGCCGTGAACCAGCTCCCCGAAGATCAGCGCGAAGCGCTTATCCTGGTGGGCGCCTCGGGATTTTCCTACGAGGAAGCGGCCGAGATCTGCGATTGTGCCGTGGGCACGATCAAAAGCCGCGTCAGCCGTGCCCGCACCCAGCTGGCAGCCATTCTCAAGCTCGAGGGCGATGGTGAGTTCGGTCCCGACGCCGTTGCGGTCGGTGTTATGAACCTCACCTCCTCAAGCGCAGCCTGA